A genome region from Labrus mixtus chromosome 9, fLabMix1.1, whole genome shotgun sequence includes the following:
- the pgr gene encoding progesterone receptor isoform X1 produces the protein MRMKVKVTAFLNGEEDYRKVSDLRLITLRPASGRTPLSAVRCSGQGMDNKVSERMSTDGASMADFTETRVSDLIEAVYINNKLSNDSQSLTCVPSAVRNFGNVGTLIHGVNSTGEDTVFKDCIVLDGSLAGKHFYDRSSDYLKCDSVPWGDLIHVQRTSVTTTESLPYASLPSTTAVCKFIKDEQEPSVIMGTPTPSPNFDASAEIPVLDSSFTPGTVGPRPGLEQGSPNFLIDLNQPEQLPAPGQGRSDSRCSLPGKAGMQFDANTNTSTQLTTFKSEVPRWQMQASPPEPQYWCQSAAFAEEPSTRGSYDGIQSQALIQRNASPYSTFPGMPPQRMCMICGDEASGCHYGVLTCGSCKVFFKRAVEGKQGHHSYLCAGRNDCIVDKIRRKNCPACRLRKCYQAGMMLGGRKLKRFGALKALGLPPSLMYQSHLAVSSDNQALTSMSCMPGIREVHLSQHILNVLENIEPEVMYSGYDNSQTDVPHLLLNSLNRLCEKQLLWIVKWSKSLPGFRNLHINDQMTLIQYSWMNLMVFSLGWRSFQNVTSEYLYFAPDLVLSQEQMRRSPIYDLCLAIQFIPQEFANLQVTREEFLCMKAIILLNTVPLEGLKSQAAFEEMRQSYVRELTKAIHMREKGLVASSQRFYHLTKLMDAMHDIVKKVNLFCLSTFIQADAMRVEFPEMMSEVIASQLPKVLAGMVRPLLFHSK, from the exons ATGCGAATGAAAGTCAAAGTTACAGCCTTCCTAAACGGGGAGGAGGATTACAGGAAAGTCTCTGATCTAAGACTTATCACACTGCGTCCAGCCTCCGGGCGCACTCCACTCTCTGCTGTGCGCTGCTCGGGGCAGGGAATGGACAATAAAGTAAGCGAAAGGATGAGCACTGATGGTGCCTCGATGGCGGATTTCACTGAAACAAGAGTAAGTGACTTGATTGAAGCGGTGTATATTAACAATAAATTATCTAACGACTCACAGTCTCTAACTTGCGTGCCCTCCGCCGTGCGTAATTTTGGAAACGTTGGCACACTGATCCACGGTGTAAACTCGACAGGCGAAGACACCGTTTTCAAAGACTGCATCGTACTCGATGGCTCTCTCGCTGGGAAGCATTTTTATGACCGCAGCAGTGACTATCTGAAGTGTGACAGTGTGCCGTGGGGAGATTTGATACATGTTCAGAGGACGAGTGTGACCACAACCGAAAGTTTGCCATACGCAAGTCTCCCGTCGACAACTGCAGTGTGTAAGTTCATCAAAGACGAGCAGGAGCCTTCTGTGATTATGGGGACCCCGACCCCCTCTCCAAACTTCGACGCATCCGCGGAGATACCCGTTCTGGACTCCAGCTTCACGCCTGGGACCGTGGGTCCCCGACCGGGGCTGGAGCAGGGATCTCCAAACTTTTTGATCGACCTGAACCAGCCGGAGCAGCTCCCAGCGCCGGGCCAGGGGAGAAGCGACTCCAGGTGCAGTTTGCCAGGGAAGGCTGGCATGCAATTCGATGCCAACACGAACACATCCACGCAACTGACGACGTTCAAGAGCGAGGTTCCCCGTTGGCAGATGCAGGCGTCCCCTCCTGAGCCTCAGTACTGGTGCCAGTCCGCAGCGTTTGCCGAGGAGCCGTCCACACGCGGCAGCTATGATGGGATCCAGAGCCAGGCCCTGATTCAGAGGAACGCCTCACCTTACTCCACTTTCCCCGG taTGCCGCCTCAGAGGATGTGCATGATCTGTGGTGATGAGGCCTCGGGTTGCCACTATGGAGTGTTAACCTGCGGGAGCTGTAAAGtcttttttaaaagagcagTCGAAGGTAAGCAAG GCCATCACAGTTATCTCTGCGCTGGGCGGAACGACTGCATTGTGGACAAGATCCGGAGAAAAAACTGCCCTGCCTGTCGCCTTCGGAAGTGTTATCAAGCTGGAATGATGCTTGGAG GTAGGAAGCTGAAGCGCTTCGGGGCCCTGAAGGCCTTGGGTTTGCCCCCCTCCCTGATGTACCAGTCTCACTTGGCCGTGTCCAGCGACAATCAGGCCTTGACCTCCATGTCCTGCATGCCGGGCATCCGCGAGGTGCATCTCTCCCAACACATCCTCAATGTCCTGGAAAACATCGAGCCGGAGGTCATGTACTCCGGTTACGACAACTCCCAGACCGATGTTCCCCATCTCCTGCTCAACAGCCTCAACAGGCTGTGCGAGAAACAGCTGCTGTGGATCGTCAAGTGGTCCAAGTCTCTGCCAG ggTTTCGTAATCTCCACATCAACGATCAGATGACCCTCATCCAGTACTCGTGGATGAACCTGATGGTGTTCTCTCTCGGGTGGCGCTCCTTCCAGAATGTCACCAGTGAATATTTATACTTTGCACCTGATCTGGTTCTCAGTCA GGAGCAAATGAGGAGATCTCCGATTTATGACCTCTGCCTGGCGATACAGTTCATCCCGCAGGAGTTTGCCAATCTCCAAGTCACCCGCGAGGAGTTTCTCTGCATGAAAGCGATCATTTTACTCAACACAG TGCCGCTTGAGGGACTAAAAAGTCAGGCAGCGTTTGAAGAGATGAGACAGTCCTACGTCCGGGAGCTGACCAAGGCGATCCACATGAGGGAGAAGGGCCTGGTGGCCAGCTCACAGCGATTCTACCACCTCACCAAGCTGATGGACGCTATGCACGAC ATAGTGAAGAAGGTCAACCTGTTCTGTCTGAGCACCTTCATCCAAGCAGACGCCATGAGAGTGGAGTTTCCAGAGATGATGTCAGAGGTCATTGCCTCCCAGCTCCCCAAGGTCCTGGCAGGCATGGTGAGGCCGCTCTTATTCCACTCCAAGTGA
- the pgr gene encoding progesterone receptor isoform X2 has product MRMKVKVTAFLNGEEDYRKVSDLRLITLRPASGRTPLSAVRCSGQGMDNKVSERMSTDGASMADFTETRVSDLIEAVYINNKLSNDSQSLTCVPSAVRNFGNVGTLIHGVNSTGEDTVFKDCIVLDGSLAGKHFYDRSSDYLKCDSVPWGDLIHVQRTSVTTTESLPYASLPSTTAVCKFIKDEQEPSVIMGTPTPSPNFDASAEIPVLDSSFTPGTVGPRPGLEQGSPNFLIDLNQPEQLPAPGQGRSDSRCSLPGKAGMQFDANTNTSTQLTTFKSEVPRWQMQASPPEPQYWCQSAAFAEEPSTRGSYDGIQSQALIQRNASPYSTFPGMPPQRMCMICGDEASGCHYGVLTCGSCKVFFKRAVEGHHSYLCAGRNDCIVDKIRRKNCPACRLRKCYQAGMMLGGRKLKRFGALKALGLPPSLMYQSHLAVSSDNQALTSMSCMPGIREVHLSQHILNVLENIEPEVMYSGYDNSQTDVPHLLLNSLNRLCEKQLLWIVKWSKSLPGFRNLHINDQMTLIQYSWMNLMVFSLGWRSFQNVTSEYLYFAPDLVLSQEQMRRSPIYDLCLAIQFIPQEFANLQVTREEFLCMKAIILLNTVPLEGLKSQAAFEEMRQSYVRELTKAIHMREKGLVASSQRFYHLTKLMDAMHDIVKKVNLFCLSTFIQADAMRVEFPEMMSEVIASQLPKVLAGMVRPLLFHSK; this is encoded by the exons ATGCGAATGAAAGTCAAAGTTACAGCCTTCCTAAACGGGGAGGAGGATTACAGGAAAGTCTCTGATCTAAGACTTATCACACTGCGTCCAGCCTCCGGGCGCACTCCACTCTCTGCTGTGCGCTGCTCGGGGCAGGGAATGGACAATAAAGTAAGCGAAAGGATGAGCACTGATGGTGCCTCGATGGCGGATTTCACTGAAACAAGAGTAAGTGACTTGATTGAAGCGGTGTATATTAACAATAAATTATCTAACGACTCACAGTCTCTAACTTGCGTGCCCTCCGCCGTGCGTAATTTTGGAAACGTTGGCACACTGATCCACGGTGTAAACTCGACAGGCGAAGACACCGTTTTCAAAGACTGCATCGTACTCGATGGCTCTCTCGCTGGGAAGCATTTTTATGACCGCAGCAGTGACTATCTGAAGTGTGACAGTGTGCCGTGGGGAGATTTGATACATGTTCAGAGGACGAGTGTGACCACAACCGAAAGTTTGCCATACGCAAGTCTCCCGTCGACAACTGCAGTGTGTAAGTTCATCAAAGACGAGCAGGAGCCTTCTGTGATTATGGGGACCCCGACCCCCTCTCCAAACTTCGACGCATCCGCGGAGATACCCGTTCTGGACTCCAGCTTCACGCCTGGGACCGTGGGTCCCCGACCGGGGCTGGAGCAGGGATCTCCAAACTTTTTGATCGACCTGAACCAGCCGGAGCAGCTCCCAGCGCCGGGCCAGGGGAGAAGCGACTCCAGGTGCAGTTTGCCAGGGAAGGCTGGCATGCAATTCGATGCCAACACGAACACATCCACGCAACTGACGACGTTCAAGAGCGAGGTTCCCCGTTGGCAGATGCAGGCGTCCCCTCCTGAGCCTCAGTACTGGTGCCAGTCCGCAGCGTTTGCCGAGGAGCCGTCCACACGCGGCAGCTATGATGGGATCCAGAGCCAGGCCCTGATTCAGAGGAACGCCTCACCTTACTCCACTTTCCCCGG taTGCCGCCTCAGAGGATGTGCATGATCTGTGGTGATGAGGCCTCGGGTTGCCACTATGGAGTGTTAACCTGCGGGAGCTGTAAAGtcttttttaaaagagcagTCGAAG GCCATCACAGTTATCTCTGCGCTGGGCGGAACGACTGCATTGTGGACAAGATCCGGAGAAAAAACTGCCCTGCCTGTCGCCTTCGGAAGTGTTATCAAGCTGGAATGATGCTTGGAG GTAGGAAGCTGAAGCGCTTCGGGGCCCTGAAGGCCTTGGGTTTGCCCCCCTCCCTGATGTACCAGTCTCACTTGGCCGTGTCCAGCGACAATCAGGCCTTGACCTCCATGTCCTGCATGCCGGGCATCCGCGAGGTGCATCTCTCCCAACACATCCTCAATGTCCTGGAAAACATCGAGCCGGAGGTCATGTACTCCGGTTACGACAACTCCCAGACCGATGTTCCCCATCTCCTGCTCAACAGCCTCAACAGGCTGTGCGAGAAACAGCTGCTGTGGATCGTCAAGTGGTCCAAGTCTCTGCCAG ggTTTCGTAATCTCCACATCAACGATCAGATGACCCTCATCCAGTACTCGTGGATGAACCTGATGGTGTTCTCTCTCGGGTGGCGCTCCTTCCAGAATGTCACCAGTGAATATTTATACTTTGCACCTGATCTGGTTCTCAGTCA GGAGCAAATGAGGAGATCTCCGATTTATGACCTCTGCCTGGCGATACAGTTCATCCCGCAGGAGTTTGCCAATCTCCAAGTCACCCGCGAGGAGTTTCTCTGCATGAAAGCGATCATTTTACTCAACACAG TGCCGCTTGAGGGACTAAAAAGTCAGGCAGCGTTTGAAGAGATGAGACAGTCCTACGTCCGGGAGCTGACCAAGGCGATCCACATGAGGGAGAAGGGCCTGGTGGCCAGCTCACAGCGATTCTACCACCTCACCAAGCTGATGGACGCTATGCACGAC ATAGTGAAGAAGGTCAACCTGTTCTGTCTGAGCACCTTCATCCAAGCAGACGCCATGAGAGTGGAGTTTCCAGAGATGATGTCAGAGGTCATTGCCTCCCAGCTCCCCAAGGTCCTGGCAGGCATGGTGAGGCCGCTCTTATTCCACTCCAAGTGA